The Armatimonadota bacterium DNA window CTGGAGCTCAGGAACAGGTTCTCGGGGCTGGTCATGAAGAACACCGTCTCCACCCCCTGGCCGAGGGTGCGATTCATGAGCGCCTGCTGGAGTTCGTACTCGAAGTCGGACACCGCGCGCAGGCCCTTGACCGCCACCGACGCGCCCTGCTGCGCGGCGAACTCGACCAGCAGCCCACCGAAGGCGTCCACCTCCACGTTGGCCAGGTGGGCACAGGTATCGCGCAGCATCGCCACCCGCTCCTCGCTGCTGAACAGCGGCGCCTTGTTCGAATCCGTCGCCACCGCGACCACCACTCGCTCGAATAGCTCCGCCGCCCGCTCGACGATGTCGAGATGGCCGTTGGTGACGGGATCGAAGCTGCCGGGATATACGGCTACCGCCATGCGCAAGCCTCCCTCAATCCTCGAATAGCCGGGCGGCGCGGACGGTGTCCACGCCCGACCGTTACCGCGCGCTCGGGGCGTCGGTGTGCGGTTCGCGCCGCGGCCGATAGAAGGTCAGAGCTGTGTCGCCGTAGCGGCGGCTGTGCTCGAGGCACAGAGTCCCGCTCGCCGCTGGCGGGCCGGCGCGCGCCTCGTGCTCTACCACCACCACCGCCCCGGGAGCCAAGATTCCACCTTCGCGCGCTATTTCCTCCAGCGCTCCCTCCAACGCCCTCCGGTCGCGGTAGGGCGGATCCATGAAGACCATGTCAAACTTCGCCCCCGCGCTTGCCAATCCTCGTACTGCTGTCGCCGCATTGCCCGGCAGCACGCTCAGCCGCGTGGCTAGGTCGCTGCGCGACCGCCACCCCGGCCCCAAAGGCTTAGGGGCTTGCTCCGCGGCGCCTCCCACCAGGTCCGCATTCGCCCGGATCACGCGCAGCGCGCGGTCGCTCGCCTCCACCAGCACCACTCGCGATGCGCCGCGGCTCAGCGCCTCCAACCCCACCGCCCCCACGCCGGCGAAGAGATCGAGGAAACGGCAGCCGACGACGCGGGCGCCCAGCATGTCGAACAGCGCCTCGCGCGTGCGCTCGGAGGTCGGGCGCACGGCGTGCCCGCGCAGCGACTTCAGTTTGCGCCCCCGCAGCTCTCCTCCGATGATGCGCATGGCACTCCGTCGCCACCGGCTATGGCGCCGCCGCCTCCATGCGGCGCCGGATCTCGGCGGTGCGCTCTCGCAGCAGCGCGTGCTCGGATCGGTCCAACTGCGGGTCCTTCTCCACCAGGGCGAGCGCTGCCTGCCGCGCCTGCTCGAGCAAGGCGACGTCTCGCCCCATGCGCGCCACCCGCAGATCCTCGAGCCCGTGCTGGCGCGTGCCATAGAACTCCCCCGGCCCGCGCAGCAGCAGATCCTCCTCGGCGATGACGAAGCCGTCGGTGGTCTCGACCATGGCTCGCACCCGCCGCCGTCCCTCCTGCGCGGGATCGTCGCCGGCGCTGCGCAGGTGCGGGTTGTAGCGGCCGTCCGTCACCAGCAGGCAGTACGACTGGCAACTGCCGCGGCCGACGCGCCCGCGCAGTTGGTGAAGCTGGGCCAGTCCGAATCGCTCGGCGTTCAGCACCACCATCACCGACGCGTTGGGCACGTCCACCCCGACCTCGATGACGGTGGTGGAGACCACGATGTCGGTTTCGCCGCGGCGCAGGGATTCCATCGCCGCGTCCTTGTCCGCGGTGCTCATCCTGCCGTGGAGCAGTCCCAGGCGCAGATCCGGGAACACCCGCGCGCGCAGTTCCTCGTGCAGCTGCACCGCCGCCTCCGCCTCCAACTTCTCCGACTCCTCGATGAGCGGGCACACAACGTAGGCCTGCCGCCCCTGGGACACCTGCTGGCGCACGAAGGCGAAGGCCTCGTCCTGGCGCTGCGCCGGCAGCCATCGCGTCTCCACCGGCTTGCGCCCCGGGGGCATCTCGTCCAGCGCCGATACGTCGAGGTCGCCGTAAACCGTCAGCGCCAGCGTGCGCGGGATGGGGGTGGCGGTCATCACCAGCAGCTCGGGGGTCGGCCCCTTGTCGCGCAGGGCCGCCCGCTGCACGACCCCAAAGCGGTGCTGCTCGTCCACGACGGCGATGCCCAGCCGATGAAACTCCACTCCCTCCTGAATCAAGGCGTGCGTGCCCACGATCACCGGTGTCTGGCCGCTGCGCACGCGCTCGTAGATGCGCTCCTTGTCGCGCTTCTTGACCGAGCCGATGAGCAGCTCCACGCCGATGCCGAAGTCCGCCAACTGCCGCGACAGCACCAGGTAGTGCTGCTCCGCCAGGATCTCGGTCGGCGCCATCAACGCCCCCTGGCAGCCATTGTCCACCGCGGTCAGCAGCGCCGCCACCGCCACTATCGTCTTGCCCGAGCCGACATCGCCCTGCAGCAGGCGGTTCATGGGGCGGTCGGAGGCCATGTCGGCGGCGATCTCCCCGATGACGCGCTTCTGCGCGGCGGTGAGGCGGAAGGGCAGCTTCGCCTCCAGGCGTTGGCTGAGGTCGCCGCGCGGCGGCAGTCGCATGCCCAGCCCCGGCGCCTGGCGCTCCGACTTGCGCTGCGCCAAGGCCAATTGCAGCAGCAAGAACTCCTCGAACGCGAGGCGGCGCCGGGCGCGGCGCAGGGCCGTCTCGTCTCGCGGCCAGTGGAGGTTAGTCAGCGCCTCCGCGATGCCGCATAGATGATGCTCGGTGCGGAGGCGCTGCGGCAGCGCCTCCGGAGCCGCCGTGGCGTAGCCTTCGAGCAGACCCCGGATTGCCCGCCGCAGGTACATCTGATAGACGCCGTCGGTAAGCGGATAGACGGGTACCAGTTGCCCCGGCGCCATTTCGTCCGCCCAGGTGTCGGCGGAGGCCTCCAGGTATTGGACCTCGACCGACCCGGCCCACACCTTG harbors:
- the recG gene encoding ATP-dependent DNA helicase RecG; the encoded protein is MAAPPTVRDIVALLEKPLRLEQKNGYDNRSATNGIAAYAGEWARRGEHEGATKEIRERFAVVRRRLAGYDAAGIEKRQPMVAAALRALEQVRELDGQPTAGAATRSGRRAPEAARPARPAPQPPDRAKWRELDAPYEYAGKGRRPKWIDRLPKLGIHAKRDLLLHFPRDYVTYKRIADIADGERVFMRATVVQRDVSVLRRSRGNSVRRYALEVADDSGKAWVTSFVSYSGSKRLTQWNPLTLPHEPGARLLIDGTAKVWAGSVEVQYLEASADTWADEMAPGQLVPVYPLTDGVYQMYLRRAIRGLLEGYATAAPEALPQRLRTEHHLCGIAEALTNLHWPRDETALRRARRRLAFEEFLLLQLALAQRKSERQAPGLGMRLPPRGDLSQRLEAKLPFRLTAAQKRVIGEIAADMASDRPMNRLLQGDVGSGKTIVAVAALLTAVDNGCQGALMAPTEILAEQHYLVLSRQLADFGIGVELLIGSVKKRDKERIYERVRSGQTPVIVGTHALIQEGVEFHRLGIAVVDEQHRFGVVQRAALRDKGPTPELLVMTATPIPRTLALTVYGDLDVSALDEMPPGRKPVETRWLPAQRQDEAFAFVRQQVSQGRQAYVVCPLIEESEKLEAEAAVQLHEELRARVFPDLRLGLLHGRMSTADKDAAMESLRRGETDIVVSTTVIEVGVDVPNASVMVVLNAERFGLAQLHQLRGRVGRGSCQSYCLLVTDGRYNPHLRSAGDDPAQEGRRRVRAMVETTDGFVIAEEDLLLRGPGEFYGTRQHGLEDLRVARMGRDVALLEQARQAALALVEKDPQLDRSEHALLRERTAEIRRRMEAAAP
- the coaD gene encoding pantetheine-phosphate adenylyltransferase encodes the protein MAVAVYPGSFDPVTNGHLDIVERAAELFERVVVAVATDSNKAPLFSSEERVAMLRDTCAHLANVEVDAFGGLLVEFAAQQGASVAVKGLRAVSDFEYELQQALMNRTLGQGVETVFFMTSPENLFLSSSTVKEIARLGGDVSPYVPPQVRARLQQKFR
- the rsmD gene encoding 16S rRNA (guanine(966)-N(2))-methyltransferase RsmD, with translation MRIIGGELRGRKLKSLRGHAVRPTSERTREALFDMLGARVVGCRFLDLFAGVGAVGLEALSRGASRVVLVEASDRALRVIRANADLVGGAAEQAPKPLGPGWRSRSDLATRLSVLPGNAATAVRGLASAGAKFDMVFMDPPYRDRRALEGALEEIAREGGILAPGAVVVVEHEARAGPPAASGTLCLEHSRRYGDTALTFYRPRREPHTDAPSAR